From one Streptomyces mobaraensis genomic stretch:
- a CDS encoding PhzF family phenazine biosynthesis protein: MIHVHILSVFRGPGGKGGNPLGVVLDGASVPGPERRQALAAELGFSETVFVDDAERGAVDIWTPSVRLPFAGHPLIGVASLLTEADVLRPPAGEVPVRRDGDVIRIAGRAEWASGRRMERYGSVAEVDALPAPPPGEGWLYAWAWEDEAAGRVRARAFPRRGDAIAEDEATGAAALVLTAELGRALEIRQGVGSRIVTRPLPDGTIEVGGRAVAVEERVV; the protein is encoded by the coding sequence ATGATCCACGTTCACATACTCAGCGTGTTCCGCGGCCCCGGCGGCAAGGGCGGCAATCCGCTCGGCGTCGTCCTGGACGGCGCGTCCGTCCCCGGACCGGAGCGGCGGCAGGCCCTCGCCGCCGAACTCGGCTTCAGCGAGACGGTGTTCGTCGACGACGCGGAGCGCGGGGCCGTCGACATCTGGACGCCCAGCGTCCGGCTGCCGTTCGCCGGGCATCCGCTCATCGGCGTCGCCTCACTGCTCACCGAAGCGGATGTGCTGCGCCCGCCCGCCGGGGAGGTGCCCGTGCGCCGCGACGGGGACGTCATCCGGATCGCCGGGCGGGCCGAGTGGGCGTCCGGGCGGCGCATGGAGCGCTACGGCTCCGTGGCGGAGGTCGACGCGCTGCCCGCACCGCCGCCCGGGGAGGGCTGGCTGTACGCCTGGGCCTGGGAGGACGAGGCGGCGGGCCGGGTCCGCGCCCGGGCCTTCCCGCGCCGCGGCGACGCCATCGCGGAGGACGAGGCGACGGGCGCCGCCGCCCTCGTCCTCACCGCCGAGCTCGGCCGCGCCCTGGAGATCCGGCAGGGCGTCGGCTCGCGGATCGTCACACGCCCGCTGCCGGACGGGACGATCGAGGTCGGCGGGCGGGCGGTGGCCGTGGAGGAGCGGGTGGTGTGA
- a CDS encoding PucR family transcriptional regulator: MTREASPGTREESPEHYVTGYADIVLDASATGRRLCREELDSRRALGERAARSPYGLRTLIGAHLSATRALTSALPLATGSRDARAVMDGVLSAAEQAVDAFADGYERARRLAVRQEEAARREFIDDLLHGRGNLGRLAERAEHVGLRLAHTQAVAVAAGPEPFGDLHRTARQVEAALGARFDERRILLATKSGRLVCVAQGDGHELLDFFAERVLEATGGRGRVAVGRPQPGPGGVARSYEEALDALDLAERMALPAPVLRAEDLLVFPVLTRDRQALADLVRSTLGPLRQASGGAEPLLETLNAYFEAGCTAAEAARRLSLSVRALTYRLERIHRYTGTDPADPLHRYTLQTAVIGARLLGWPAQEV, from the coding sequence GTGACACGGGAGGCATCGCCCGGCACCCGGGAGGAATCACCCGAGCACTACGTGACGGGCTACGCCGACATCGTCCTCGACGCCTCGGCCACCGGCCGCCGGCTCTGCCGGGAGGAGCTTGACTCCCGGCGCGCGCTCGGCGAACGCGCCGCCCGCAGCCCGTACGGGTTGCGGACGCTGATCGGCGCGCACCTCTCCGCCACCCGCGCCCTCACGTCCGCCCTCCCCCTCGCCACGGGAAGCCGCGACGCGCGGGCCGTCATGGACGGCGTCCTCTCCGCGGCCGAACAGGCCGTGGACGCGTTCGCCGACGGCTACGAGCGGGCGCGGCGCCTCGCCGTGCGCCAGGAAGAGGCGGCGCGCCGCGAGTTCATCGACGACCTGCTGCACGGGCGCGGCAACCTCGGCCGGCTGGCGGAGCGCGCCGAGCACGTCGGGCTGCGCCTCGCCCACACCCAGGCGGTCGCGGTGGCGGCCGGTCCCGAGCCGTTCGGTGATCTGCACCGCACCGCGCGGCAGGTGGAGGCCGCTCTGGGCGCGCGCTTCGACGAACGCCGCATCCTGCTGGCGACCAAGTCCGGCCGGCTGGTCTGCGTGGCCCAGGGCGATGGGCACGAGCTGCTGGACTTCTTCGCCGAGCGCGTCCTGGAGGCGACGGGCGGCCGGGGCCGGGTGGCCGTCGGCCGTCCCCAGCCGGGCCCGGGCGGCGTCGCCCGCTCGTACGAGGAGGCACTCGACGCCCTCGACCTGGCGGAGCGGATGGCGCTGCCCGCGCCCGTACTGCGCGCCGAGGACCTGTTGGTCTTCCCGGTCCTCACCCGCGACCGGCAGGCGCTGGCCGATCTCGTCCGGTCCACCCTCGGGCCGCTCCGGCAGGCCAGCGGCGGCGCCGAGCCGCTGCTGGAGACGCTGAACGCCTATTTCGAGGCGGGCTGCACGGCCGCCGAGGCGGCCCGGCGCCTGTCCCTGAGCGTGCGCGCCCTCACCTACCGCCTGGAGCGCATCCACCGCTACACGGGCACCGACCCGGCCGACCCCCTGCACCGCTACACGCTCCAGACGGCGGTCATCGGGGCCCGGCTGCTGGGCTGGCCGGCCCAGGAAGTCTGA
- a CDS encoding PH domain-containing protein encodes MNELIFRGKDRYRPSKLQFAVLLLIMVIELTASYREMGAVGFGWMLAMTAAILVVGVFVTLRCRTVVGAAGITTCWGFGRGRTHPWHEIRWIDVRETGKGAEKTLSVRITLGDGRRRSLPALQHSSLYPAPDFDVAYRQVVNWWEFSTRPSARFRPPPRKRDRVSPTVAGVLLGLVITLAIGVVVFFSGS; translated from the coding sequence ATGAACGAACTGATCTTCCGGGGCAAGGACCGTTACCGCCCCTCCAAGCTGCAGTTCGCGGTGTTGCTACTGATCATGGTCATCGAGCTGACCGCTTCGTACCGTGAGATGGGCGCGGTGGGCTTCGGCTGGATGCTCGCCATGACGGCCGCGATCCTGGTCGTCGGGGTCTTCGTCACCCTCCGCTGCCGGACGGTGGTCGGGGCGGCCGGCATCACCACCTGCTGGGGCTTCGGGCGCGGTCGGACCCACCCCTGGCACGAGATCCGCTGGATCGACGTGCGCGAGACCGGGAAGGGGGCGGAGAAGACGCTCTCGGTCCGCATCACGCTCGGGGACGGCCGGCGCCGCTCCCTGCCCGCGCTCCAGCACAGCAGCCTCTACCCCGCCCCCGACTTCGACGTGGCCTATCGGCAGGTCGTCAACTGGTGGGAGTTCTCCACCCGCCCGTCCGCCCGGTTCCGGCCTCCGCCGCGCAAGCGGGACCGGGTCTCCCCCACGGTGGCGGGGGTCCTGCTGGGCCTCGTGATCACGCTTGCCATAGGGGTCGTCGTCTTCTTCTCGGGAAGCTGA